The stretch of DNA CTGTCCTTCGGCTTCTTTGGCGCATCCCCGGCTCTGGCGCAGACGGCTCCGTCGCTCGGCAACGCATCGACCTTTGCCGTGCTGGCCGGATCGACGGTCACGAATACGGGCTCGAGTGTCATCGCCGGAAACGTCGGCGTCAGCCCGGGCGCCGCCATCACCGGGTTTCCTCCGGGGACCGTTTCGTCCGGTGGCACGACCCACGGCGGCAATGCCACCGCGGCCGCGGCTCAGGTCTCCCTCACCGCCGCCTACACCAACTTGGCTGGCCAGGCCACCACCGCGAACTTGACAGGGCAGGACTTGGGAACGGTGGGGGCGCTCAGTCCGGGTGTGTTTAACTTCGACACCTCGGCTCAGCTCACCGGCACCCTCACGCTCAACGCCGGGGGGAATGCCGACGCGGTCTGGATTTTCAAGATTGGAAGCACGCTTACGACGGCCTCCAATTCGGTGGTCTCCGTGATCGGCGGCGGTTCCGTGTGCAACATCTACTGGCAGGTCGGCAGTTCGGCCACCCTCGGGACCACGACGAAGTTTGCCGGGAACATTCTCGCGCTGACGAGCATCACGATGAACACCGGCGCCACCAATTCGGGTCGGGTGCTGGCGCGCAACGGCGCTGTGACGCTGGATACCAACACGGCCAGCGCCGCGGTGTGCAACGTCGTGGCGCCGCCCGGAACGCCGGGAGTGACGCCGCCGGTGGGCTGCCCGGTCATTGGATTCACCCCGGCAACGTTGCCCAACGGCGACGTCGGATCGCCCTATACCGTGCAATTCGCCGGGAATAGCGGAACGGCGCCCTACGTTTTCACCGCGGTTGCCAGCACGCTGCCCGCGGGCCTGACCTTCTCGTCGACGGGCCTGCTGACGGGGACGCCGACCTCGTCCACCACCCAGACATTCGTCATACGGGCAACCGACACCGTCGGGTGTTTCACCGATCGCCCGTACACCATGGCCTTCGGCACCGCGGTGCCGACGCTCCCGCAGGTCGTCTTCGTCCTGCTCGGCTTGGGTCTGACGTTGCTCGGTTACTTCCGGCTGCGGCGGCCAACATCACTTCGCGGATGACGGCATAGCTGACCCGGGCCGGTTCAACTGGCCCGGGAAAGCTGCTCCACATCGAAGTCCCACACTTGGCGCGCCACGACCGGGCGCCATTCCCACCAGCGCTTGGGCGCCTCCGCCAGCTGCGCGACATGGGGTTGGATGGTGGCGCGATACCCTGCCAACATTCCGTCTTCGATGAGCGGCTCGAGCTGGTGCCTGAACCAGTGCTGTTCGCCGCACGGGGCCACGAGCGGCACCGTCGCGTCGAGGTCACCCACGCCGACGAGCGCCCGCGCCACGTAGCTCCTGAAGGCGAGGCGCCAGTCATCGCGCAGCAGTTCGCGCACATCGCGGCCGACCAGGCTCGACTCGGTGCAGCGGAGTGCGCGGCAGAAGCCGTTGTTGGCGCTCACGATCCGCCAGCGCTCATCAATTTGATAGACGGGAAGGGTCTTCTCCATGCCCCGGAAACAGCACCGGTTGTGCCAGCTTGAATAGCGATAATTGCTGGGAAATCAATCGATTTGGCCCGTCCGCCCAGTGTGCGCGGTGGGCGCTGCACAACATCGCACAGCCTTAACAACGTCGCACAGCCTTAATTGCCCGGAGACCTTGACAAAGTGGTATCCTAGGGTTTCGTTCTCTACGCCTGCCAGCGTCTATCCAGCGCCGACGGCCTCAGGGCAGCGCTGGGGAATTTCCCAAACCTGCCACAATCACTCGATGGATGACGGAGTCTCACGTGGCACCAATGAACGGTACGATCAAGCGGCTCGTTAGCGACAAGGGTTTCGGTTTTATCCTTGCCAGCGACGGCAACGAATACTTCTTCCACAACAGCGCCTGCACTGACACTCGTTTCGACGAGCTGCGTGAAGGCCAGAACGTGACGTTCGAAAAGGGCCAGGGCCCCAAGGGTCCCCGCGGCGAAAACGTCAAGGTCGTCTAGTCGGCCGGGCGCAAGCCCGACGGCCTAGCGTCCTCACTGCTACCATCCGAGCGGCCGGTTATCTAGCGATGTTCCGGCTGCTCTCGTTGGACTTCTGTCCGGCGCGCTCAGGGTTTCGATCCTGAGCGGCTGATTTCTCCTCTAAATTCCCCCTCATTCCTCCCGTAACGCCACCATCGGATCGATGCGCGCGGCGCGTCTCGCGCGCAGCACCCTCGTCGCGTCACCGCGGTCGAAGGTGGTGTCAAAGCCAAGGGCCTCGAGCTGCTGTTGCCGCGCGAGGCCCTCGTCTTCGTTCCAGTGAATCAGTCGAACGGTCGCCACCGTGGTGAACCGTGGATGTTTATTTGAGCGTGGCCTTCACGGTGATCGTCGGGACGGCGGCAAGGGCGCGTTTGATGATGCAGCCCACATTGGTCTTCTCGACGTGCTGTTGGAATACGGCGTTGTCGACGTTCGGAACCACCGCAGTCACATTGAGCTCGATCAGATTGACCAGGAAGCCCGTGTCGTCCTTGCCCAGGTGGACGTCGGCGCTGCTGTGCACGCTGGTGGCGGTGAAGCCGGCCTGGGCGAGCGAGTTGGCCAGGGCCATTGAGTAGCAGCCGGCCAGCGCTGCGCCGATCAGTTCCTCGGGATTGGCGCCGCTCCCGTTTTCAAAACGTGTCGCGAATGAGTAGTTGCCCTCGTAGGCGCCGCTGCCCAGCTTGACGCGGCCGCCGCCGCCCTTGAGATCGCCCTTCCACTCTGCTTCTGCCTGACGTGCCATGAGTCCTCCTCAACAGTGATTCTGAGAGAGGCAAGCGTATCAGAAGCTACTTCTTCTCGACGTCCTTGATGATGAAGAGCATTTCGCCGGGCTTGATCAGTCCGAGCTCGCGGCGGGCTTGCTCTTCGACGGCGCCGGGGTCTTCGCGCAAGCGGCGGGCCTGTTCACGCAAGTCGGCGTTCTCGGCGCGGGCGCGTTCGAGCGACCGTTCGAGCGCGGCGTATTCAGTCCGTGCCTGGAGCAGGGCGAGCAGGCCCTTCTCGCCGGCGATCGCGTCGACGACGATGACGAGGGTGAAGAAGACGAGGGCGTGGCGGAGGAGGCGGCGTCCCCGGCTGGCGAGTGTCGCCTTGACTGCCACGACCGGTGGCGTTGGCGGCGGTTGGGTAGTTTCGCTCTCGGTCATCGGCTCGGCGTACTGTCGCGCGCGGTCCGCTCCGGTTTGCTGTCGCGCAAGTAGTCCTCGAGTGCGCGAATCAGCACCGTTCGAAGATCGGCCCGCTCGTCCATGGCCCGAATCTTCGCGGCCCGCCAGAGCTCCCCAGGGAGCTCGACGGTTGTTTTCACCGTGTCGCTGTCAGTCCGTCGTGCCGCCACTACGGGATGCAGTGTATCTACCAGCGCGGCAGAACGGCAAGATGTAAACACGGTGATGTTCCTGCACGTTTTTACACGAAGCTGGTTTCACATGCAAGCATAAATACGTTTATACGGTTATACGGGTCTAAATGAGTCCGCACACCCAGGGATAATCGGGGTCAGGTCAAGAAAATCACTGCTGGGGATGGCCGGGGACAGGGCTCGCCTGGGGAAGATTCGGGAGAACCTGACGATTTGCCGCCATTGACCTGTCCCTATTCATCCCGAAGTGTGATTTTCTTGACCTGACCCCAAATGGAGAGACTGGTGCTGGTGTGGACGACGTGGCCGGCGGATGGCGACGCGGATGGGTTCGCGCGGACCCTGGTGGACGAGCGGCTGGCGGCGTGCGTAAGCGTGCTGCCGCCCATGCGGTCCACTTACCGCTGGCAGGGAGCCGTGGAAACCGCGGCCGAACGGCAGGTGCTGATCAAGACAAGGGCCGCCAACCTGGCGGCCCTCGAGAAGCGAGTGCGGGAACTACACCCGTACGAGGTGCCCGAGTTTCTCGTGCTCAACATCGACGCGGGGAGCCCCGCCTATCTGTCCTGGCTGAACGACAGCCTAGCCTAGCGCCTGCGCCAGGTCGGCCTGCAGATCCTCAACGTCTTCGATGCCCACGGAGATGCGGATCAACCCGTCGGTGATGCCTAGCATCGCCCGGCGCTCGGGCGGAACCGACGCGTGCGTCATGATCGCCGGGTGTGAGATCAGCGTCTCGACGCCGCCGAGGCTCTCGGCCAGCGCCATCAGCTTCAGGTTATTGAGCACGCTCTTGGCGGCATCGAGCGAACCGACGTCAAACGAGATGAGGCCGCCGAAGCCGCGCATTTGCCGCTGGGCCAGGGCATGGTGCGGATGCGAGGCCAGTCCGGGATAGATCGTCCGCTGGACCTTCTTGTGGCCGGCCAGGAACTCGGCGATCACCTGGGCGTTCGCATTGGTCTTCTCCATGCGCACGGTCAGCGTCTTGGTGCCGCGCAGGATCAGCCACGAATCCATCGGCCCGAGGATGGCCCCCGCCGCGTTCTGCACGAACTTCATCCAGTCGACGTCGTCCTGGTGCTTGAGAATGACGACGCCGCCGACGCTGTCGCTGTGGCCATTGAGGAACTTCGTGGTGCTGTGCAGCACGAGGTCGGCACCGAGCGTCAGCGGGCGCTGGATGTAGGGGCTCGCGAACGTGTTGTCGACGACCACGCGCACCTGTTTCGCGTGCGCGATCTCGCTCACCGCGGCGATGTCGGTGATGTGGAGCATCGGATTGGTTGGGGTCTCGATAAACAGGTACTTCGTGTTCGGCTTGATCGCCGGTCCGACCAGTTCGGGCTTCGAGGTATCCACGTAGGTGAAGTCGAGGCCGAACTTCCGGCGGACCCGCTCGAACAGGCGGAAGGTGCCGCCATAGGTGTTGTCGCTGACCAGCACGTGGTCGCCCGACTCGAGGCGGGTGAGCACCGCGTCGATGGCGGCCATGCCCGAGGCGAAGGCAAACGCCGCCGAGCCGGCCTCGATGGCCGCGATGTTCCGCTCGAGCGCCATCCGCGTCGGGTTCTGGGTGCGACCGTACTCGAAGCCGGCGTGCGGCTGGCCGAGGCCGTCCTGCACGTAAGTGGACGTCTGGTAAATCGGCGTGATGATGGCGCCAGTGGCCGGGTCGGGTTCCTGACCGGCATGAATGCAGATGGTGCTGAAGCGAGCGGTGTCGTTGAGTTTCATGGAGTGCGTTCGCTGACTGTGGGTCTGCCGTATGACTTGATTGAAGTCTGTGTGTAAATTCGTGCCTGGTCTGTGGCGGTTCCGTACCTGTGGCCTTAACGATACTCTGGTATGATTTTCGCGCGCAATTGCCGCCCGCCGTCCGGCGTCGCGGCGCCGACGCGCCCCATGAGTGCTCCTGTCCGTCCTGCCGCATTGCTGCCCGGCGACGCGCCGTCGCGGTGGCGCGTGTGGCGCGCGTGGCTGTTCCGCACGTTCCCCGGCCGCGCGCTGGTCCTCGGCCTGGCGATCAAGGCCGTCACCTGGCCGCTCGGCGTCGCGATGGCCCTGCCGTACGCCCTCGACGCCGTCGACATGGTCGGCAGCCTGGCCCTGCTGTTCGCCATTGCCTACGGCATTACCCGCCTCGCGGTGTGGGCCAAGCGGCGGCTGCTGTGGCGGGTCCGGCGCAAGCTGATCCTGTCGTACGTGTTCGTGGGCGTGGTGCCGGCCCTCCTGGTGATCACGTTCTTCCTGCTGGCGGGCTTGATCCTGCTGTTCAACGTCAGCTCGTACCTGGTGCAGTCGCGCGTGCGCTCGCTGACCGACCAGGCCCGGTTCCTGGCCCAGACCGCGCAACTCGAGGTGCAACGCAGCGCCACCGCCGCAGCCGTGGCGGAGGCCCTGGAGCGGCGGCAATCGAGCACCGAGACGCGCTATCCATTTCTCTCGCTGGCCGTGGTGCCAGTGGACGGCCTGACCTGCAAGGTGGAAGCGTCCCGCGCCGCGCGCATCCCGCGCACGCTGCCCGCCGCCCTGCCGATCAAGGCGGGGCCGTGGACGCACCTCGCGGTGCCGACAACGCTCCCCACGTGGGTCCCGTGCGACGGCTTCGCCGGCATCATCGCCTTTGACGTGCCGCCCAGTGTCGACACGCCACCGAAGGAAGGCGGCACCCGCCTGGTCATGCGCGCCGTGGCCCTGCCGGAGGTCAGCAACCCGAACTGGGCCGTGATTCTCGACATGCCGCTGTCGTTGACCATCGAGCAGCGCATTCTCGACGAAACCGGGATCCGCATGGGCGAGGTCACCGCCTTCCTGACGGAAGGGCGCAAGCCGAGCCTCGGACGGTACTTCGAGGACCGGCCACCCGATCCCCAGAACACGCCGATCTTTTCGCCCTCGACCCAGCGCTGGGTCGCGTTCCTGGACTTCTCCGACTGGACCACCGGCCGGACCGAAAGCGCCTCGGTCGCGATCCTGATCAACGTCTGGGAGATCTACAAGCGCATCTCGGTGGTCTCGCAGGCCGGGCTCGGCAACATGAACTTCGGCCAGCTGCTGCTTACGGTGCTGGCGGTGATCGGCACGTTGTTCCTGATCATCCAGTTCGTCGCGCTGGTGATCGGCTTCGTGCTGGCGCGGCAGATCACCGGCGCCGTGCACGACCTGTTCACCGGCACGCAGCACGTGCGCGCCGGTGACTTCGGCCACCAGATCCCCGTGCGCGCCCGCGACCAGCTGGGGGAGCTCGCCGAGTCGTTCAACCTGATGACCGGCGAAGTGACGACCCTGCTCGGCGAGATGGCCGAGAAGGGGCGCATGGAGCAGGAGATGTTCGCGGCGCGCGAGATTCAGCAGAAGCTGCTGCCCGCCGGCCCGCTGCGCGTCACCGGCCTCGCCATGTCGGCGTTTTGTGAACCGGCGCGCGAAGTGGCCGGGGACTACTACGACTTCCTGCCGATTACGGACACGATGACCGGCGTCCTGATCGCGGACGTCGCCGGCAAGGGCCTGGCCGCCGGCCTCTACATGGCGCAGCTCAAGGTGATCGTGCAATCGCTCGCGCGTCTGCATCACGAGCCGAAGGAGTTCCTCTCAGCCGTGAACAAGGTGGTGTCCGCCAATCTCGACGGCAAGAGCTTCATCACCATGCTCTATGGGGTCATCGACGTCGAGCGGCACGAGATGACGTTCGCGCGGGCCGGCCATTGCCCGCTGATCCACGTGCCAGCGGACCAGCCGCCCGGCCGCCGCAAGGCGAGGATGCTGGTACCGGACGGCCTGGTGGTCGGCCTGCAGATCGACGACGGCACGATGTTCGACTCGCTGCTGCAGGAGCAGACCATCAGCCTGGCGCCGGGCGACCTGGTGGTGTGGTTCACCGACGGCATCTCCGAAACCATGAACGAGGCGTTCGACTGCTTCGGTGAGCACCGGCTGGCGCAGGTGGTCGAGCAGTACGCGCACCTGCCGTTCGACCAGCTGCGCTCGTACATCCTCGCCGAACTGCGCGCCTTTGCCAGCGGCGCCGACCAGCACGACGACATGACCATGATCCTGATGAAGATCGAGCCGGCGACGCCGCTGCCGCCCGACGGCGCGGCAGCGTCGCTCACCCCAGGGGAGCCGGTCTGATGGAGAACGGCCTGACCGTCATCTTCCGGACCCAGTCCGACATCGAGGCCAACGTCGTCGAGGCCTTGCTCGACAGCCACGGCGTCGAAACCATGCGCACGGCCGGCCCGGCCCCGGGCCTGTTTCCGTTCTCGGTCAATCCGCTGGGCGAGACGCAGATCGCGGTGCGCGACATGGACGCCGCCGAAGCGGTGCGGATTATCGAGAGCCATCGCGAGCAAGTCGGCGGCGGCATCGTCGTGCCGTTGCCGCAGGAGCTCGACGCGCTCGAGGCGCGGGTCGCCTATCGCTTCCGCGATCGCGGGCTGCTCGAACACGCGCTGACCCACAAGTCCAAGGCCCACGAGGATCCGAGCGGCGGCGTCGCCGACAACGAATCGCTCGAGTTCCTGGGGGACGCGGTGCTCGGCCTGGTCGTCTCGGACGCGTTGTTCCGCGCCTTCCCGTCCTACTCGGAAGGGCAGAAGTCGAAGATCAAGGCGAACCTGGTGTCAACGGCGTCGCTCGCGGAGATGGCCGAGTTGATGGGCCTTGGCGATCACATGATCCTCGGGCGCGGCGAGGAGAAGACCGGCGGCCGCCGCAAGCAGGCGCTGCTGGCCGACACCTGCGAGGCGGTGATCGCGGCGATCTACCTGGACGGCGGACTCGAGCCCGCCCGGCAGTTCCTGATGCGCGAGCTGTCCAGCCAGATCGAGGAGGCGCGGCAGCCCGAGTATTTCGGCCGCGACCACAAGTCGCGCCTGCAGGAACGGCTCCAGGGGCTGGGCCGGCCGCTGCCGTCGTACCGCGTGTCCGGCGAGATTGGCCCCGACCACCACAAGCTGTTCCACGTCGAAGTGATTGTCGGCGACGAGGTACTGGCGCACGGCGCCGGACGCACCAAGAAGGACGCGGAGCAGGAAGGAGCCCGGCTCGCGCTCGAGACGATCACCAGGGGTGTCACTGGACAAGCCTGAAGGTTTGTCCCCACAATTGGCGTCATGTGCAGGAACATCAAGACCCTCTTCAACTTCGATCCGCCGGCCACCGATGACGAGGTGCGCGCCGCGTCGCTGCAGTTCGTCCGCAAGCTGAGCGGCTTCAACGCCCCGTCGAAGGCGAACGAGGCGGTGTTCAACCAGGCCATCGACGACGTGGCCGCGATCGCGCGGCAGCTGGTCGATCAACTGGCAACCAACGCGCCGCCGAAGAATCGGGACGAGGAAGCGCTGAAAGCGAAAGCGCGCTCCGCCGAACGGTTCGGCGTGCGCGCGTAAAATCATCCAATCACCAAATCACGAGATCATCAAATCAGTCGATCTCGATAATGCCCCAGTCCTTGCGATCGCCGGACACCGCGGCCAGCGCGTGCGCCGGCTCCGCCTGCGGCAGCCGCGCCATCGCATAGGCCTGCACTTCGCGCGCGACTTCGTCCACCGACGGCGGCACCGGCCGGCAGTGCAGCCGCACCCACAACCGCATCAGCGGGTCCCCGAAGCTGTAGCGCTTCTGCCGCGACACGATCAGGTCGACGTCTTCCAGCCACGACAGGTAGTCCTTGGTCGAGCCCGGCGTGCGGTGCAGCCGGTGGGCGACCTCGGTCAGCGTCAGCGGTTCTTCTTCCGCCAGGATCTCGAGGATGGCCTTCAGGGCGCCGTAGCCGCGGGCCTTGTGGAGCCGCAGTTCGTAGCGATGGCTGCACCAGGCGGCCAGCGCGCCCTCGCCGGTGAGCAGCGCGGTCAGCGCGCTGATCGGATCGCCGCCGCGCCCGCTCATCGATGACGCCGCTTCGCCGAGCGCGCGGACGTAGGCGGCGCGGCCGTCGGCCAGCGCGCCGATGGTGCGGCCCAGGTACTCGCGGTCTTCCGCCGACGTCTCACCGGTGGGCGGCAGCATCGCCGTGACCTCGGCGGCGGTGAGCGCCGGCAGGTGGATCACTTCGAAGCGCGGATGGCCGTCGCGCAGCAGCCGCAAGGCGCGGGCGACGTAGCGGCTGGTGAGCACGAAGCGGTTGTTGCTCTCCGCCATCGCGTGCAGCATCTCGCGCAGGACGTGGCGCAACCCGGGGAAGCTCTCGAAGGTGCGGAACTCCAGCACTTCGTCGAACAGGAACGTGGCGGGCGTCTCGGTGCGCGCTCGCGCGCGGCCGATCAGGCCGAGCGTGCGATCGAACGCGGCGCGCGCGGAGGCGGCGGTGTCCTGCGGCGCCGCGGCACTCTGGCCGTTGACGCTGAACGGCGAGGCGGCGGCGAACGCCTGGTGGAAGCGCTCGGGCGTGCTGGCGGCGCGTTCGACGTCCACGTACTGGCACTGGTCGCGGCCCAAGCGATCGTTGAGCACGTGCAAGAGCGTGGTCCGGCCGGCGCCGCAGCCTCCGATCACGACGGGAATGCGTGGCGGCGTCGCGTCGAGCGCGGCGAGCACGCGGCGTTCGAGGCCGGCGTGGGGAGCCATCATCGGCTCGTCTCCTGCATGGGGATGCGTACTCCGTGTTGTCGCGCGGTCTCGATCGCTTCGGGATAACCCGCGTCGGCGTGCCGCACCACGCCCATGCCGGGATCGCACGTCAGCACGCGGGCCAGGCGGTCGTCCGCCTCGCGCGTGCCGTCGGCGACGATCACCATGCCCGCATGAATGGAATAGCCGATGCCGACGCCGCCGCCGTGGTGCAGCGACACCCAGGTGGCGCCGGCCGCGGCGTTGAGCAGCGCGTTGAGGATCGGCCAGTCGGCGATGGCATCACTGCCGTCGCGCATGCCTTCGGTCTCGCGATTGGGCGAGGCGACCGAGCCGGTGTCGAGATGGTCGCGGCCGATCACGATCGGCGCCGTCACCGCGCCGCTGCGCACCAGTTCGTTCAGCTTGAGGCCGAACCGGGCGCGGTCGCCGTAGCCCAGCCAGCAGATCCGCGCCGGCAGGCCCTGGAATTGCACGCGCTCGCCGGCCAGCCGGATCCACCGGCACAAGCCCTCGTCTTCGTGGAACATCTCGAGCGCGGCGCGGTCGGTGACACGGATGTCTTCCGGGTCGCCGGAGAGCGCCACCCAGCGGAACGGCCCCTTGCCCTGGCAGAACAGGGGGCGGATGTATGCCGGCACGAAGCCGGGAATCGCGAAGGCATCGCTGACGCCGGCCTTCACCGCCTGGGCGCGGATGTTGTTGCCGTAGTCGAAGACGATGGCGCCGCGTTGCTGCCACACGCGCATCGCGGTGACGTGCTTGCCCATGGCGGCGATGGCACGCCGTTGGTACTCCGCCGGATCACTAGCGCGCAAGCGCGCGGCGTCGTCGAGCGACAGGCCGTCGGGCACGTATCCCACCAGCGGGTCGTGCGCGGAGGTCTGGTCAGTCACCACGTCGGGCAGGAAGCCGCGGGCGACCAGCGCCGGCAGGAGCTCGGCGGCATTGCCCAGCACGCCGATCGAGCGCGCGAGGCCGTCGCGCGCGTACTGCTGCGCGCGCCGCACGGCATCGTCGAGGTCCGCGGTGCTGTCGTCCAGGTACTTCGAGGCCAGGCGCTTCTCGATGCGGGCCGGATCCACCTCGATGACCAGCGCGACGCCGCCATTCATGGTCACGGCCAGCGGCTGGGCGCCGCCCATGC from Vicinamibacterales bacterium encodes:
- a CDS encoding septum formation initiator family protein yields the protein MTESETTQPPPTPPVVAVKATLASRGRRLLRHALVFFTLVIVVDAIAGEKGLLALLQARTEYAALERSLERARAENADLREQARRLREDPGAVEEQARRELGLIKPGEMLFIIKDVEKK
- the cutA gene encoding divalent-cation tolerance protein CutA, which codes for MERLVLVWTTWPADGDADGFARTLVDERLAACVSVLPPMRSTYRWQGAVETAAERQVLIKTRAANLAALEKRVRELHPYEVPEFLVLNIDAGSPAYLSWLNDSLA
- a CDS encoding OsmC family peroxiredoxin gives rise to the protein MARQAEAEWKGDLKGGGGRVKLGSGAYEGNYSFATRFENGSGANPEELIGAALAGCYSMALANSLAQAGFTATSVHSSADVHLGKDDTGFLVNLIELNVTAVVPNVDNAVFQQHVEKTNVGCIIKRALAAVPTITVKATLK
- the rnc gene encoding ribonuclease III, giving the protein MENGLTVIFRTQSDIEANVVEALLDSHGVETMRTAGPAPGLFPFSVNPLGETQIAVRDMDAAEAVRIIESHREQVGGGIVVPLPQELDALEARVAYRFRDRGLLEHALTHKSKAHEDPSGGVADNESLEFLGDAVLGLVVSDALFRAFPSYSEGQKSKIKANLVSTASLAEMAELMGLGDHMILGRGEEKTGGRRKQALLADTCEAVIAAIYLDGGLEPARQFLMRELSSQIEEARQPEYFGRDHKSRLQERLQGLGRPLPSYRVSGEIGPDHHKLFHVEVIVGDEVLAHGAGRTKKDAEQEGARLALETITRGVTGQA
- a CDS encoding PAS domain-containing protein; translation: MEKTLPVYQIDERWRIVSANNGFCRALRCTESSLVGRDVRELLRDDWRLAFRSYVARALVGVGDLDATVPLVAPCGEQHWFRHQLEPLIEDGMLAGYRATIQPHVAQLAEAPKRWWEWRPVVARQVWDFDVEQLSRAS
- a CDS encoding winged helix-turn-helix domain-containing protein, which translates into the protein MMAPHAGLERRVLAALDATPPRIPVVIGGCGAGRTTLLHVLNDRLGRDQCQYVDVERAASTPERFHQAFAAASPFSVNGQSAAAPQDTAASARAAFDRTLGLIGRARARTETPATFLFDEVLEFRTFESFPGLRHVLREMLHAMAESNNRFVLTSRYVARALRLLRDGHPRFEVIHLPALTAAEVTAMLPPTGETSAEDREYLGRTIGALADGRAAYVRALGEAASSMSGRGGDPISALTALLTGEGALAAWCSHRYELRLHKARGYGALKAILEILAEEEPLTLTEVAHRLHRTPGSTKDYLSWLEDVDLIVSRQKRYSFGDPLMRLWVRLHCRPVPPSVDEVAREVQAYAMARLPQAEPAHALAAVSGDRKDWGIIEID
- a CDS encoding cold shock domain-containing protein, producing MNGTIKRLVSDKGFGFILASDGNEYFFHNSACTDTRFDELREGQNVTFEKGQGPKGPRGENVKVV
- a CDS encoding DUF2277 domain-containing protein, coding for MCRNIKTLFNFDPPATDDEVRAASLQFVRKLSGFNAPSKANEAVFNQAIDDVAAIARQLVDQLATNAPPKNRDEEALKAKARSAERFGVRA
- the hutU gene encoding urocanate hydratase; this encodes MTTIAHSHRAPRGTSLTCQGWPQEAALRMLMNNLDPEVAERPEDLIVYGGTGKAARNWEAFDAIVRSLRSLAHDETLIVQSGKPVGIFKTHPGAPRVLIANANLVPKWADWDTFRDLEDRGLTMYGQMTAGSWIYIGSQGILQGTYETLAEVARRHFGGTLSGRIVVTAGLGGMGGAQPLAVTMNGGVALVIEVDPARIEKRLASKYLDDSTADLDDAVRRAQQYARDGLARSIGVLGNAAELLPALVARGFLPDVVTDQTSAHDPLVGYVPDGLSLDDAARLRASDPAEYQRRAIAAMGKHVTAMRVWQQRGAIVFDYGNNIRAQAVKAGVSDAFAIPGFVPAYIRPLFCQGKGPFRWVALSGDPEDIRVTDRAALEMFHEDEGLCRWIRLAGERVQFQGLPARICWLGYGDRARFGLKLNELVRSGAVTAPIVIGRDHLDTGSVASPNRETEGMRDGSDAIADWPILNALLNAAAGATWVSLHHGGGVGIGYSIHAGMVIVADGTREADDRLARVLTCDPGMGVVRHADAGYPEAIETARQHGVRIPMQETSR
- a CDS encoding cystathionine gamma-synthase, encoding MKLNDTARFSTICIHAGQEPDPATGAIITPIYQTSTYVQDGLGQPHAGFEYGRTQNPTRMALERNIAAIEAGSAAFAFASGMAAIDAVLTRLESGDHVLVSDNTYGGTFRLFERVRRKFGLDFTYVDTSKPELVGPAIKPNTKYLFIETPTNPMLHITDIAAVSEIAHAKQVRVVVDNTFASPYIQRPLTLGADLVLHSTTKFLNGHSDSVGGVVILKHQDDVDWMKFVQNAAGAILGPMDSWLILRGTKTLTVRMEKTNANAQVIAEFLAGHKKVQRTIYPGLASHPHHALAQRQMRGFGGLISFDVGSLDAAKSVLNNLKLMALAESLGGVETLISHPAIMTHASVPPERRAMLGITDGLIRISVGIEDVEDLQADLAQALG
- a CDS encoding ice-binding family protein, with product MRRIRRHYPVYGAILALSFGFFGASPALAQTAPSLGNASTFAVLAGSTVTNTGSSVIAGNVGVSPGAAITGFPPGTVSSGGTTHGGNATAAAAQVSLTAAYTNLAGQATTANLTGQDLGTVGALSPGVFNFDTSAQLTGTLTLNAGGNADAVWIFKIGSTLTTASNSVVSVIGGGSVCNIYWQVGSSATLGTTTKFAGNILALTSITMNTGATNSGRVLARNGAVTLDTNTASAAVCNVVAPPGTPGVTPPVGCPVIGFTPATLPNGDVGSPYTVQFAGNSGTAPYVFTAVASTLPAGLTFSSTGLLTGTPTSSTTQTFVIRATDTVGCFTDRPYTMAFGTAVPTLPQVVFVLLGLGLTLLGYFRLRRPTSLRG
- a CDS encoding SpoIIE family protein phosphatase, with the translated sequence MSAPVRPAALLPGDAPSRWRVWRAWLFRTFPGRALVLGLAIKAVTWPLGVAMALPYALDAVDMVGSLALLFAIAYGITRLAVWAKRRLLWRVRRKLILSYVFVGVVPALLVITFFLLAGLILLFNVSSYLVQSRVRSLTDQARFLAQTAQLEVQRSATAAAVAEALERRQSSTETRYPFLSLAVVPVDGLTCKVEASRAARIPRTLPAALPIKAGPWTHLAVPTTLPTWVPCDGFAGIIAFDVPPSVDTPPKEGGTRLVMRAVALPEVSNPNWAVILDMPLSLTIEQRILDETGIRMGEVTAFLTEGRKPSLGRYFEDRPPDPQNTPIFSPSTQRWVAFLDFSDWTTGRTESASVAILINVWEIYKRISVVSQAGLGNMNFGQLLLTVLAVIGTLFLIIQFVALVIGFVLARQITGAVHDLFTGTQHVRAGDFGHQIPVRARDQLGELAESFNLMTGEVTTLLGEMAEKGRMEQEMFAAREIQQKLLPAGPLRVTGLAMSAFCEPAREVAGDYYDFLPITDTMTGVLIADVAGKGLAAGLYMAQLKVIVQSLARLHHEPKEFLSAVNKVVSANLDGKSFITMLYGVIDVERHEMTFARAGHCPLIHVPADQPPGRRKARMLVPDGLVVGLQIDDGTMFDSLLQEQTISLAPGDLVVWFTDGISETMNEAFDCFGEHRLAQVVEQYAHLPFDQLRSYILAELRAFASGADQHDDMTMILMKIEPATPLPPDGAAASLTPGEPV